In one window of Thermovenabulum gondwanense DNA:
- a CDS encoding arginase family protein → MPRVNVLCLDEALSGQKRLLNRAQHLINLPNLKGVRYMLEKSKLEEIKNKLDLKMPGIVYLGSGDFHHFSKLMIEMTRKKPVLVLIDHHSDMFESPGEVITCGSWVRDLVKENKIEKCVIIGLNRKDYEFFRYSEYKKVFFIPEDLPQEVRIYYLMKELSDQDAPVYISIDKDVLSKEYAATNWDQGTMTLEELLEIIEIIAGTKRLIGVDVCGEWKQATGNYVLGMLDKEKNLKNEESNIRILDKLIKVW, encoded by the coding sequence TTGCCCAGAGTTAATGTCTTGTGCTTGGATGAGGCGTTAAGCGGGCAAAAAAGGCTTTTAAACAGGGCTCAGCACCTTATAAATCTCCCAAATTTGAAAGGCGTAAGATATATGCTGGAAAAAAGCAAATTGGAAGAAATAAAAAATAAACTTGACCTGAAAATGCCAGGTATAGTCTACTTGGGGTCTGGAGATTTCCACCATTTTTCCAAGTTAATGATAGAAATGACTCGAAAAAAACCTGTTCTCGTACTGATTGACCACCATTCCGACATGTTTGAAAGTCCAGGAGAAGTCATTACATGCGGTTCCTGGGTAAGAGACCTCGTAAAGGAAAATAAAATAGAAAAGTGTGTGATAATAGGATTAAATAGAAAGGATTATGAATTTTTTAGATACAGCGAATATAAAAAAGTTTTTTTTATACCCGAAGATTTACCCCAGGAGGTAAGGATTTACTATTTAATGAAAGAACTTTCCGACCAGGATGCTCCGGTTTACATCAGCATAGATAAAGATGTTTTATCAAAAGAATACGCAGCAACCAATTGGGATCAGGGCACCATGACCTTGGAAGAACTTTTAGAGATAATAGAAATCATTGCCGGGACCAAAAGACTTATCGGAGTTGATGTTTGTGGGGAATGGAAGCAGGCAACCGGTAATTACGTATTGGGGATGCTTGATAAGGAA